One region of Peromyscus eremicus chromosome 4, PerEre_H2_v1, whole genome shotgun sequence genomic DNA includes:
- the Defb128 gene encoding beta-defensin 128 produces the protein MKLLQVLIILLFVVLADGAQPKKCFNNVAGYCRKKCKLREISEVGCPHGKYCCVNELENEKHKVVQQPAQHNEKSKGIQDYFVLPTITYFTITI, from the exons ATGAAGCTGCTTCAGGTTCTCATTATTCTGCTGTTTGTGGTACTTGCAG ATGGTGCACAACCCAAAAAGTGTTTTAACAATGTAGCAGGCTACTGCaggaagaaatgcaaattaagggAGATATCGGAGGTGGGGTGCCCGCATGGGAAATACTGTTGCGTCAATGAACTGGAAAACGAAAAGCACAAAGTCGTCCAGCAGCCAGCCCAACACAACGAGAAGTCCAAAGGAATCCAAGACTATTTTGTCCTGCCCACCATCACATACTTTACCATCACTATCTGA